From the Acaryochloris marina S15 genome, one window contains:
- a CDS encoding response regulator transcription factor, whose product MNIIRIVIVEDHTLTRMGLLGALEEQDNFEVVGEAATGNDGLGLLKDLQPDVAIIDIGLPDFDGIELVQQFRKLQSDSNDTATKILILTMHHQEVEVLAAFAAGADSYCVKDTDIELLVEAVNTTAEGHSWIDPAIASIVLEQARKGQLENTATATSDKGGVGEGEAVTIQGIDPEQAQLLQASPLTERELEVLELIVGGHSNTEIAESLFLSMGTVKTHVRNILSKLCASDRTEAAVRALRSGLVK is encoded by the coding sequence ATGAATATCATCCGCATCGTAATTGTTGAAGACCATACCCTTACCCGCATGGGATTATTGGGGGCGTTAGAGGAGCAAGACAATTTTGAAGTTGTTGGAGAAGCAGCCACAGGTAATGATGGATTAGGGCTTCTGAAAGACCTTCAGCCTGATGTTGCGATAATCGATATTGGGTTGCCTGATTTTGATGGTATTGAGCTAGTCCAACAGTTCAGAAAACTGCAGTCGGATAGTAATGACACAGCAACCAAAATTCTCATTTTGACAATGCATCATCAGGAAGTTGAAGTCCTCGCAGCGTTTGCGGCGGGTGCGGATTCCTACTGTGTCAAAGATACTGATATTGAGCTATTGGTTGAGGCTGTGAATACAACAGCTGAAGGGCATTCTTGGATTGATCCTGCGATCGCAAGTATTGTGCTTGAACAGGCTCGCAAAGGTCAATTGGAAAATACAGCAACTGCTACCAGTGATAAAGGTGGAGTGGGTGAGGGGGAAGCTGTAACCATTCAGGGTATAGATCCTGAACAAGCTCAGCTATTGCAAGCTTCTCCCTTAACAGAACGAGAGTTAGAAGTTCTAGAGCTAATTGTAGGTGGCCATAGCAATACTGAGATCGCAGAGTCACTATTTTTGAGTATGGGAACGGTGAAAACTCACGTTCGGAACATCTTAAGCAAGCTTTGCGCGAGTGATCGGACGGAGGCAGCGGTCAGAGCCCTAAGATCTGGCTTGGTCAAATAG
- a CDS encoding tetratricopeptide repeat protein translates to MFSSRPTQWILSTTFLVSSLALVGCQSIQARPNSDSSQTNPAAILQPGKNQSQDYLMTGIQKAFTEDYVGAIEAYDLAIQLTTSNSEVYYNRGVAYFSIGQTDNAIKDFNRAIELTPTMAEAYGNRGTIRLLMNDRQGALSDFQTAAQLFDAQEDHTSANMMRGLIEQNKTQPL, encoded by the coding sequence ATGTTTTCTAGCCGTCCCACTCAATGGATTCTTAGCACTACTTTCCTCGTAAGCAGCCTGGCCCTAGTTGGTTGCCAATCTATTCAGGCTAGACCTAATAGTGATTCTTCTCAAACAAATCCTGCGGCAATCCTTCAGCCTGGGAAAAACCAATCCCAAGATTACCTGATGACAGGGATTCAAAAAGCCTTTACCGAAGACTATGTGGGTGCGATTGAAGCCTATGATCTAGCGATTCAATTAACAACCTCGAATTCGGAAGTTTATTACAATCGTGGTGTTGCGTATTTCTCAATTGGTCAGACTGACAATGCGATCAAGGATTTTAACCGTGCCATCGAACTAACTCCCACTATGGCTGAAGCTTATGGCAATCGCGGTACGATTCGTCTGCTGATGAATGATCGTCAAGGTGCCTTATCTGATTTCCAGACAGCTGCTCAGTTATTTGACGCACAAGAAGATCATACCTCTGCAAACATGATGCGTGGGTTGATTGAGCAAAACAAGACTCAGCCCTTATAG
- a CDS encoding transposase, whose translation MNISQREQQIIRIQSQSSYASINKALEATLRLEANRVTQIAVESALDEEVQAYLSELQGTRPRRSGYYQRVLDTQYGRIAQLSVPKLRKGNADREWKILERYQRALGSLLEFCLGLYVMGLSLRDLQEALYEILGAVLSVNAINRITLKAQKQMLQSRQTRLEKTPFILIVDGVWASVQCASEDFWEDQAGHIRKLRRAEDRVILVAMAIWPDGTQTVLHYEMAVQESEAAWLLFFEHLRHRGLQTHLVKLIVSDGTTGLPKVIRALFPLAQHQRCITHKVRAMLRHLGYEQLPHLDAQGQELSHSEAKKLRYSQIKHDAYAIYKAPDWEEAIVTLLVFAQKWTDLEPDAVRTFIKDFALTLSFYDFDESLHSLIRTSNALERLFRKFRTKADEIGAFPNEESCLAIFFLVSRRDHAKHDRLKNRGE comes from the coding sequence ATGAACATTTCCCAACGTGAGCAGCAGATTATCCGTATCCAGTCTCAAAGTTCATATGCCTCTATTAACAAAGCTTTAGAAGCAACCCTGCGCCTTGAGGCTAACCGAGTTACCCAGATAGCAGTAGAGTCAGCACTAGACGAAGAAGTCCAAGCTTATCTATCAGAGCTTCAAGGGACTCGCCCTCGACGTTCAGGCTATTATCAGCGGGTTCTTGATACCCAGTACGGCAGGATTGCTCAACTATCTGTCCCGAAACTACGGAAAGGGAATGCAGACCGAGAGTGGAAGATTCTAGAGCGTTACCAACGAGCCCTCGGTAGCCTTCTAGAGTTTTGCCTGGGCTTGTATGTCATGGGTTTATCGCTTCGAGACTTGCAAGAAGCTCTCTATGAGATCCTGGGAGCAGTTTTATCCGTGAATGCCATTAACCGGATTACTCTCAAAGCTCAGAAGCAAATGCTCCAAAGTCGTCAAACTCGTCTTGAGAAAACCCCTTTTATTCTGATTGTTGATGGAGTGTGGGCGAGTGTTCAATGCGCCTCCGAAGACTTTTGGGAAGACCAAGCTGGACATATCCGGAAGCTACGTCGTGCGGAAGACCGAGTCATCTTAGTGGCCATGGCGATATGGCCAGATGGGACACAAACCGTTCTTCATTACGAAATGGCTGTCCAAGAATCTGAGGCAGCCTGGCTACTGTTCTTTGAGCACCTGCGGCACCGAGGATTGCAAACCCATTTGGTGAAGCTGATTGTCAGTGATGGCACCACTGGACTACCTAAGGTAATTCGCGCTCTGTTTCCCCTCGCACAACATCAACGATGCATTACCCACAAGGTTCGAGCGATGCTCCGGCATTTGGGCTATGAGCAATTGCCACACCTGGATGCTCAAGGACAAGAACTCTCCCACTCTGAAGCAAAGAAGCTGCGATATTCACAAATTAAACACGATGCCTATGCTATCTATAAAGCGCCAGACTGGGAAGAAGCGATTGTGACGTTGCTCGTGTTTGCACAGAAATGGACAGACCTTGAACCCGATGCTGTTAGAACCTTCATCAAAGATTTTGCCCTGACCTTGAGTTTCTATGATTTTGATGAATCCCTTCATTCGCTGATTCGTACTTCCAATGCGCTAGAAAGGCTGTTCCGGAAATTCCGAACCAAGGCTGACGAAATTGGTGCTTTCCCAAATGAGGAGAGCTGTTTAGCGATTTTCTTTCTCGTCTCTCGTAGGGATCATGCCAAGCATGATCGCCTCAAAAACCGTGGCGAATAA